One stretch of Streptococcus australis DNA includes these proteins:
- a CDS encoding DUF6110 family protein: MLKEVLSVAKVAKKSSLFLGGVAFGTLGLKILASKEAKKGYSKALAKAYKLKDELDASVSVVKQHGDDVLQDAKYLYEQEKKEEQLDSLIGE, encoded by the coding sequence ATGTTAAAAGAAGTATTAAGCGTCGCAAAAGTTGCGAAAAAATCATCACTCTTTTTAGGTGGTGTTGCATTTGGAACCCTTGGTTTGAAAATCTTAGCAAGTAAGGAAGCTAAAAAAGGTTATTCTAAAGCCTTGGCTAAGGCTTACAAATTGAAGGACGAGCTAGATGCGTCTGTTTCTGTTGTGAAGCAACATGGAGACGATGTCTTGCAAGATGCCAAATATTTGTACGAGCAAGAGAAAAAAGAAGAACAATTAGATAGCCTGATAGGAGAATAA
- the tyrS gene encoding tyrosine--tRNA ligase → MHIFDELKERGLIFQTTDEEALRKALEEGQVSYYTGYDPTADSLHLGHLVAILTSRRLQLAGHKPYALVGGATGLIGDPSFKDAERSLQTKDTVDGWVKSIQGQLSRFLDFENGENKAVMVNNYDWFGSISFIDFLRDVGKYFTVNYMMSKESVKKRIETGISYTEFAYQIMQGYDFFVLNQEHNVTLQIGGSDQWGNMTAGTELLRRKADKTGHVITVPLITDATGKKFGKSEGNAVWLNPEKTSPYEMYQFWMNVMDADAVRFLKIFTFLSLDEIEDIRKQFEVAPHERLAQKVLAREVVTLVHGEEAYKEALNITEQLFAGNIKNLSVKELKQGLRGVPNYQVQVDENHNIVEILVSSGVVNSKRQAREDVQNGAIYVNGDRIQDLDYVLSDADKLENELTVIRRGKKKYFVLTY, encoded by the coding sequence ATGCACATTTTTGATGAGCTAAAAGAGCGTGGTTTGATTTTTCAAACGACTGATGAAGAAGCTTTGCGTAAAGCCCTAGAAGAAGGTCAAGTTTCTTATTATACTGGCTACGATCCAACTGCTGACAGCCTTCACCTCGGTCACCTTGTCGCAATCTTGACAAGTCGTCGTTTGCAACTAGCAGGTCACAAACCTTATGCGCTCGTTGGCGGTGCTACTGGTCTCATCGGAGATCCGTCCTTCAAAGATGCTGAGCGTAGTCTCCAAACAAAAGACACAGTAGATGGCTGGGTCAAGTCTATCCAAGGACAACTTTCTCGTTTTCTTGACTTTGAAAATGGTGAAAATAAAGCTGTCATGGTCAACAACTACGACTGGTTTGGCAGCATCAGCTTCATTGACTTCCTCCGTGATGTCGGAAAATACTTCACTGTCAACTACATGATGAGTAAGGAGTCTGTGAAAAAACGGATCGAGACAGGGATTTCTTACACAGAGTTTGCTTACCAAATCATGCAAGGGTACGACTTCTTTGTCCTTAACCAAGAGCACAACGTAACGCTACAAATCGGTGGTTCTGACCAGTGGGGAAATATGACCGCAGGTACCGAATTGCTTCGTCGGAAGGCTGACAAGACTGGTCACGTGATCACTGTGCCACTCATCACAGACGCAACTGGTAAGAAATTTGGTAAATCAGAAGGAAACGCAGTCTGGCTCAATCCTGAAAAGACTTCCCCATACGAAATGTACCAATTCTGGATGAACGTCATGGATGCTGACGCCGTTCGCTTCTTGAAAATCTTTACTTTCTTGTCACTGGATGAGATCGAAGACATCCGTAAACAGTTTGAAGTGGCGCCACACGAACGCTTGGCTCAGAAAGTCTTGGCTCGTGAAGTCGTGACACTTGTTCACGGCGAAGAAGCCTACAAGGAAGCCCTCAATATCACAGAGCAACTCTTTGCAGGAAACATCAAAAACCTTTCTGTCAAAGAACTCAAACAAGGACTTCGTGGAGTGCCAAACTACCAAGTACAAGTAGACGAAAACCACAATATCGTAGAAATCCTCGTATCTTCTGGTGTAGTCAACTCAAAACGCCAAGCCCGTGAAGATGTTCAAAATGGAGCCATCTACGTCAACGGCGACCGCATCCAAGACCTTGACTATGTCTTAAGCGACGCAGACAAGCTCGAAAACGAACTGACTGTTATCCGTCGTGGGAAGAAAAAATACTTTGTATTGACTTACTAA
- a CDS encoding heavy metal translocating P-type ATPase, with translation MSFKVLYRGYQHIRLSSSFSLTLDIQDYLRSLARDEKGIESIQFYMDQQHFTLRIKEGFSVLDNAEAFLKRIDKGKVSELMTLPIRREESAYSIVSGAAVKRVLFRSFVPYPIRYIWTCYQAFGYIREACQTLARKELTMEVLDCSAILLSLFMNQSKTASNIMFMLDLGNHLDQWSLKKTATDLEQSLLAKESDVFLVQGDTVVSIKSSDVQIGDVLVLSQGNEILFDGQVVSGLGMVNESSLTGESFPVEKRESDLVCANTVLETGELRIRVTDNQMNSRILQLIELMKKSEENKKTKQRYFIKMADKVVKYNFLGAGLTYLLTGSFSKAISFLLVDFSCALKISTPVAYLTAIKEGLNREMVIKDGDVLEKYLEVDTFLFDKTGTITTSYPIVDKVLPFGDYSEEDILRISACLEEHIYHPIANAIVKQAEIEGIEHEEMHGKLQYIASKGIKSHIDGQPVLIGNYVLMQDEQIHISSEQNALIEEYKSHYNILFLAYQNELIGMFCIHTPLRKEAKTALDKLKAQGKKLILATGDTSVRTEELVKDLPFDQVYTDLKPDGKFELVEELQKAGHTILMVGDGLNDSAALTLSDIGVVMNESADISKQMSDILLLDNRLDFFQELDSLSSSLQTLIKKNIQDTVVVNSSLIGFGLFNWLSPSNLSILHNLTTLRIVLRSLSIKG, from the coding sequence ATGTCTTTTAAAGTGCTATATAGAGGATATCAACATATCCGACTATCATCTTCTTTTTCACTTACCTTGGATATTCAAGACTATCTTCGTTCCTTGGCGAGAGATGAAAAGGGAATTGAGTCTATCCAGTTTTACATGGATCAACAGCACTTTACTCTACGTATAAAAGAAGGCTTCTCCGTATTAGACAATGCAGAAGCCTTTTTAAAAAGAATTGATAAAGGGAAAGTTTCTGAGTTGATGACTCTTCCCATTCGTAGAGAAGAGAGTGCTTATTCTATTGTTTCAGGTGCAGCGGTTAAGCGTGTACTTTTTCGTAGTTTTGTGCCGTATCCTATTCGCTATATATGGACTTGTTATCAGGCTTTTGGCTATATTAGAGAAGCCTGTCAAACACTAGCGCGTAAGGAACTAACGATGGAAGTCTTGGACTGCTCGGCGATTTTATTGTCCTTGTTCATGAATCAATCCAAGACTGCTAGCAACATCATGTTTATGCTTGATTTGGGGAATCATTTAGATCAGTGGTCCTTGAAAAAAACTGCAACAGATTTAGAACAGAGTCTTCTTGCAAAAGAGAGCGATGTATTCCTAGTACAGGGCGATACGGTTGTTAGTATCAAGAGTTCCGATGTTCAAATAGGAGATGTTTTGGTCTTATCTCAAGGAAATGAAATTCTGTTTGATGGACAAGTAGTTTCAGGTTTAGGTATGGTCAACGAAAGTTCCTTGACGGGAGAGAGTTTTCCAGTTGAAAAAAGAGAGTCTGATTTGGTTTGTGCAAATACAGTATTAGAAACTGGAGAGTTACGCATTCGTGTAACCGATAATCAGATGAACAGCCGGATTTTACAACTGATTGAGTTGATGAAGAAATCTGAAGAAAACAAGAAAACGAAACAACGCTATTTCATCAAAATGGCGGACAAGGTCGTCAAATATAATTTCTTGGGGGCTGGGCTGACTTACCTATTGACAGGTTCTTTTTCTAAGGCTATTTCTTTCCTATTGGTCGATTTCTCCTGCGCTTTGAAAATCTCTACTCCTGTAGCTTATTTGACAGCTATCAAGGAGGGGTTGAACCGTGAAATGGTGATTAAGGATGGAGATGTTTTGGAGAAATATCTGGAAGTTGATACTTTCTTGTTTGATAAGACGGGAACAATCACAACTAGCTATCCGATAGTTGACAAGGTGTTACCTTTTGGGGACTATAGTGAGGAAGATATTCTCAGAATCAGTGCCTGTCTTGAGGAACACATTTATCATCCTATTGCTAATGCCATCGTCAAGCAAGCTGAGATAGAGGGGATTGAACATGAGGAAATGCATGGGAAACTCCAATATATCGCAAGCAAGGGGATCAAATCTCATATAGATGGCCAACCAGTTCTTATTGGGAATTATGTCTTGATGCAGGATGAGCAGATTCATATCAGTTCAGAACAAAATGCTTTAATTGAAGAGTACAAGAGTCACTACAATATCTTATTCTTGGCTTATCAGAATGAATTGATTGGAATGTTCTGCATTCATACTCCTTTGAGAAAAGAAGCAAAAACAGCCTTGGATAAACTTAAGGCACAGGGGAAAAAATTGATTCTGGCAACAGGGGATACCTCGGTTAGGACAGAGGAGTTAGTCAAAGATTTGCCCTTTGATCAGGTATATACAGACTTGAAACCTGATGGGAAATTTGAGTTAGTAGAGGAACTGCAGAAAGCAGGTCACACTATTTTGATGGTTGGAGATGGATTGAATGACTCAGCGGCTCTAACCCTATCAGATATCGGTGTGGTGATGAATGAGAGTGCAGATATTTCTAAGCAGATGAGTGATATCTTATTGTTAGATAATCGTTTGGATTTCTTCCAAGAGTTGGATTCGCTATCATCATCTTTGCAAACACTCATTAAGAAGAATATTCAAGATACCGTTGTCGTAAATAGTAGTTTGATTGGCTTTGGCTTGTTTAACTGGCTCAGTCCTTCAAATCTCTCTATCTTACATAATCTAACAACCTTACGCATTGTACTGCGTAGCCTGTCTATTAAGGGATAG
- the pbp1b gene encoding penicillin-binding protein PBP1B → MKKRNNESKTVTNQNKSRKKAADSSVLGRFRVPSILAKILNGFKVTFNTLFILAFIGGLLGAGVAMGYGVALFDKAKVPQTEELVKQVKDIPSISEITYADGSSIASIEGDLLRTSVASDAISDNLKKAIIATEDEHFNEHKGVVPKAVIRATLGTFVGLGSSSGGSTLTQQIIKQQVVGDAPTLARKATEIVDALALERVMSKDEILTTYLNIAPFGRNHKGQNIAGAQQAAEGIFGVDASDLTVPQAAFIAGLPQSPISYSPYESDGSMKSDEDIALGIKRAKDVLYNMYRTGALSQEDYDKYKDYDFKQAFLPSGSVSGTSRDYLYYATLAEATDRMYDYLIQRDNVSAQEQKNESIQKAYRDLATKEIENGGYKITTTINKNVHNAMQNAVANYGSLLDDSTGQPEVGNVLMDNQTGAILGFVGGRNYQENQNNHAIDTKRSPASTTKPILAYGIAIDQGLMGSASILSNYPTNFSNGNPIMYVNSPGTGMMTLGEALNYSWNIPAYWTYRTLREKGVDVKGYMEKMGYEIPEYGIESLPMGGGIDVTVAQHTNGYQTLANNGVYHKKHMISKIESTTGQVIYEHKSQPVQVYSKATATIMQSLLREVISSRVTSSFQTDLASINPSLARADWIGKTGTTNEDENMWLMLSTPRLTLGGWLGHDDNRPLAKGAGHYRNANYMAHLVNAIQQAEPGIWGNERFSLDPSVTKSQVLKSTGEKPGKVTINGKEVTVSGSTVTSYWTTKEGAPVTTYRFAIGGSDADYQNAWKSILGSLPTLPTPTLPSSSSSSGANSNNNTQSDSSGRFRLFNR, encoded by the coding sequence ATGAAAAAAAGAAACAATGAATCAAAAACGGTAACAAACCAAAACAAATCAAGAAAAAAAGCCGCAGATTCAAGTGTCTTAGGCAGATTTAGAGTACCCTCTATCCTTGCCAAGATTTTGAATGGCTTTAAAGTAACCTTTAATACCCTCTTTATCCTAGCCTTTATCGGAGGTCTTTTGGGTGCTGGAGTGGCCATGGGCTATGGGGTTGCTCTATTTGACAAGGCCAAGGTGCCTCAAACAGAGGAATTGGTCAAACAAGTGAAGGACATTCCCTCCATCTCAGAAATTACCTATGCTGATGGGAGTTCCATTGCTTCGATTGAGGGAGATCTATTGCGCACGTCAGTTGCTTCGGATGCTATCTCAGATAATCTCAAGAAGGCTATCATTGCGACAGAGGACGAGCATTTCAATGAGCACAAGGGAGTTGTGCCCAAGGCTGTTATTCGTGCGACTCTGGGGACCTTTGTCGGGCTAGGATCGTCCAGTGGTGGTTCGACCTTGACCCAGCAGATTATCAAGCAACAAGTGGTTGGAGATGCTCCGACTTTGGCTCGTAAGGCGACAGAAATTGTAGATGCTCTTGCCTTGGAGCGTGTCATGAGCAAGGACGAAATTCTGACAACCTATCTGAATATTGCTCCTTTCGGTCGCAATCATAAGGGACAAAACATTGCAGGTGCCCAGCAAGCTGCAGAAGGAATTTTTGGTGTTGATGCTTCGGACTTGACTGTACCTCAAGCGGCTTTTATAGCAGGCTTGCCGCAAAGCCCGATTAGTTATTCCCCTTATGAATCTGACGGCAGTATGAAGAGCGATGAGGATATAGCTTTGGGAATCAAGCGTGCCAAGGATGTCCTCTACAATATGTATCGGACAGGAGCTCTGAGTCAGGAAGATTACGACAAGTACAAGGATTATGACTTCAAGCAAGCCTTTCTACCATCAGGTAGTGTCAGTGGTACTTCGCGCGACTATCTCTACTATGCAACCCTCGCAGAAGCTACTGATCGCATGTACGACTACCTCATCCAGAGAGATAATGTTTCTGCTCAAGAGCAAAAAAATGAATCTATCCAGAAAGCTTACCGCGATCTAGCGACGAAGGAAATCGAGAATGGTGGCTATAAGATCACCACGACTATTAATAAAAATGTCCACAATGCTATGCAAAATGCAGTTGCTAACTACGGCAGTTTGTTAGATGATTCGACAGGCCAGCCTGAAGTAGGGAATGTCCTCATGGACAACCAAACAGGAGCCATTCTTGGATTTGTTGGTGGTCGTAATTATCAAGAAAATCAGAACAATCATGCTATCGATACCAAACGTTCTCCAGCTTCAACCACTAAGCCTATACTGGCCTATGGTATCGCGATTGACCAAGGTTTGATGGGAAGTGCAAGTATCTTGTCTAACTATCCGACAAACTTTTCAAACGGCAATCCTATCATGTATGTCAATAGTCCTGGTACAGGGATGATGACCTTGGGAGAAGCCCTCAACTATTCATGGAACATCCCAGCCTACTGGACTTATCGTACGCTTCGAGAGAAGGGTGTTGATGTCAAGGGTTATATGGAAAAAATGGGTTATGAAATCCCAGAATATGGGATTGAAAGTTTACCGATGGGTGGGGGGATTGATGTTACAGTCGCCCAGCATACCAATGGTTATCAGACCTTGGCTAATAATGGGGTCTACCACAAGAAACATATGATTTCCAAGATTGAATCGACGACGGGGCAAGTGATTTATGAGCACAAAAGTCAACCTGTCCAAGTTTATTCAAAAGCGACAGCGACCATCATGCAGAGTTTGCTTCGCGAGGTGATCTCATCTCGAGTTACGTCAAGCTTTCAGACTGATTTGGCCTCTATCAATCCAAGTCTGGCTCGTGCTGACTGGATTGGAAAGACTGGTACGACCAATGAAGATGAAAATATGTGGCTCATGCTTTCTACGCCACGCTTGACTCTAGGGGGCTGGTTAGGTCACGATGATAACCGACCGCTAGCCAAAGGAGCAGGCCACTACCGCAATGCCAACTATATGGCCCACTTGGTCAATGCTATCCAGCAAGCCGAACCTGGCATTTGGGGGAATGAGCGCTTTAGTCTAGACCCAAGCGTGACCAAGTCTCAAGTCCTCAAATCGACAGGAGAAAAACCTGGCAAGGTCACAATCAATGGCAAAGAAGTCACCGTTTCAGGTTCTACAGTAACGAGCTATTGGACTACTAAAGAAGGGGCGCCAGTAACTACTTACCGCTTTGCTATCGGAGGGAGCGATGCCGATTATCAAAATGCTTGGAAAAGCATTTTAGGAAGTTTACCCACTCTTCCTACCCCAACTCTCCCAAGTTCAAGTAGTAGTTCAGGGGCAAATTCGAACAACAACACTCAAAGTGATTCGTCGGGTCGTTTCCGTCTATTTAATCGATAA
- the dapD gene encoding 2,3,4,5-tetrahydropyridine-2,6-dicarboxylate N-acetyltransferase, producing MTATKMNAQEIIQFIANAEKKTSVKVTFEGELTSEVPSSVVKLGNVLFGDWKDIAPLLEGLVENQDYVVEQDARNSAVPLLDKRDINARIEPGAIIRDQVEIGDNAVIMMGAVINIGAEIGAGTMIDMGAILGGRAIVGKNSHVGAGAVLAGVIEPASADPVRVGDNVLIGANAVVIEGVQIGSGSVVAAGAIVTQDVPENVVVAGVPARIIKEIDSQTQQKTALEDALRTL from the coding sequence ATGACTGCCACAAAAATGAATGCCCAAGAAATCATCCAATTTATCGCCAATGCTGAGAAGAAAACAAGTGTAAAGGTTACTTTTGAAGGGGAGCTGACTTCTGAAGTCCCTAGCTCTGTTGTCAAACTAGGCAATGTTCTTTTTGGAGATTGGAAGGATATTGCTCCGCTTCTCGAAGGTTTGGTAGAAAATCAAGATTATGTTGTCGAGCAAGATGCTCGTAATTCGGCAGTTCCCTTGCTAGACAAACGTGACATTAACGCTCGTATCGAGCCAGGTGCTATTATCCGCGACCAAGTGGAAATTGGTGACAATGCTGTTATCATGATGGGAGCTGTTATCAATATCGGAGCAGAAATCGGAGCAGGAACCATGATTGATATGGGGGCTATCCTTGGTGGTCGTGCCATCGTGGGGAAGAACAGCCACGTTGGTGCAGGTGCAGTTTTGGCAGGTGTGATTGAACCAGCTAGTGCCGATCCAGTCCGTGTTGGGGACAATGTTCTCATCGGAGCCAATGCAGTGGTCATCGAAGGTGTCCAAATCGGTAGTGGTTCAGTTGTCGCTGCAGGAGCTATCGTGACTCAAGATGTCCCAGAAAATGTAGTGGTAGCAGGCGTTCCGGCTCGTATTATCAAAGAAATCGATAGCCAAACCCAACAAAAAACAGCGCTAGAAGATGCGCTTCGTACCTTGTAA
- a CDS encoding putative RNA methyltransferase — MNTNLKPKLQRFASATAFSCPICQENLTLVESSLKCSNRHSFDLAKFGYVNLAPQIKQSTNYDKENFQNRQQILEAGFYQTILETISDLLTNSKTNQTILDIGCGEGFYSRKLQESHSDKTFYAFDISKDSIQIAAKSEPNWAVNWFVGDLARLPIKDASMDILLDIFSPANYREFRRVLSQNGILIKVIPTENHLKEIRQKIQDQLTKKDYSNQDIKEHFQEHFTILSSKTASLTKAITAEQLQALLSMTPLLFHVNQTKINWSQLTEITIEAEILVGKAL; from the coding sequence ATGAATACAAATCTCAAACCCAAACTTCAGCGTTTTGCGTCTGCGACTGCCTTTTCCTGTCCTATCTGTCAAGAAAATCTCACCTTGGTAGAGTCTAGCCTCAAGTGTAGCAACCGCCATTCTTTTGATTTGGCAAAATTCGGCTATGTCAATCTGGCACCGCAAATCAAACAATCCACCAACTACGACAAGGAAAATTTTCAAAACCGTCAACAAATCCTAGAAGCTGGTTTTTATCAAACTATTTTAGAAACCATCTCAGACCTGCTTACAAATTCTAAAACTAACCAAACAATTTTAGATATCGGCTGTGGCGAGGGATTCTACTCTCGTAAACTCCAAGAAAGTCACTCTGACAAAACCTTCTATGCCTTTGATATTTCTAAAGATTCCATCCAAATCGCTGCTAAGAGCGAACCAAACTGGGCAGTCAATTGGTTTGTTGGTGATCTAGCTCGTCTTCCTATAAAAGACGCTAGTATGGATATCCTGCTCGATATCTTCTCGCCTGCCAATTATAGAGAATTTCGCCGCGTTCTATCCCAAAACGGTATCTTAATCAAGGTCATCCCAACCGAAAATCACCTCAAGGAAATTCGTCAGAAGATACAAGACCAGCTGACAAAGAAGGACTATTCCAACCAAGATATCAAGGAACATTTCCAAGAACACTTTACCATCCTATCTAGCAAAACTGCCTCTCTGACTAAGGCAATCACAGCAGAGCAGCTCCAAGCCCTACTCAGTATGACTCCGCTACTCTTTCATGTCAACCAGACCAAGATTAACTGGAGCCAACTGACCGAGATTACCATCGAAGCAGAGATTCTGGTCGGAAAAGCACTGTAA
- the glgP gene encoding glycogen/starch/alpha-glucan family phosphorylase, whose protein sequence is MLPLNEFVQKRYNKTIAECSNEELYLALLNYSKLASSQKPVNTGKKKVYYISAEFLIGKLLSNNLINLGLYDDVKKELADAGKDLIEVEEVELEPSLGNGGLGRLAACFIDSIATLGLNGDGVGLNYHYGLFQQVLKNNQQETIPNAWLTEQNWLVRSSRSYQVPFAHFTLTSTLYDIDVPGYKTATKNRLRLFDLDSVDSSIIEDGISFDKTDIARNLTLFLYPDDSDRQGELLRIFQQYFMVSNGAQLIIDEAIEKGSNLHDLADYAVVQINDTHPSMVIPELIRLLTARGIELDEAISIVRSMTAYTNHTILAEALEKWPLEFLEEVVPHLVPIIEELDRRVKAEYKDPAVQIIDESGRVHMAHMDIHYGYSVNGVAALHTEILKNSELKAFYDIYPEKFNNKTNGITFRRWLMHANPRLSHYLDEILGHGWHHEADELEKLLSYEDKAVVKEKLESIKAHNKRKLARHLKDHQGVEINPNSIFDIQIKRLHEYKRQQMNALYVIHKYLDIKAGNIPARPITVFFGGKAAPAYTIAQDIIHLILCLSEVIANDPAVAPHLQVVMVENYNVTAASFLIPACDISEQISLASKEASGTGNMKFMLNGALTLGTMDGANVEIAELVGDENIYIFGEDSETVIDLYAKAAYKSSEFYAREAIKPLVDFIVSDAVLAVGKKERLERLYNELINKDWFMTLLDLEDYIKVKEQMLADYENRDAWLDKVIVNIAKAGFFSSDRTIAQYNEDIWHLN, encoded by the coding sequence ATGTTACCATTAAACGAATTTGTACAAAAACGTTACAATAAAACCATCGCGGAATGTAGTAACGAAGAGCTTTACCTTGCTCTTCTCAACTACAGCAAGCTTGCTAGCAGTCAAAAACCAGTCAACACTGGCAAGAAGAAAGTTTACTACATCTCAGCTGAGTTCTTGATTGGTAAACTCTTGTCAAACAACTTGATCAACCTTGGTCTTTACGACGATGTGAAAAAAGAACTTGCTGATGCTGGTAAAGATTTGATCGAAGTTGAAGAAGTAGAATTGGAACCATCTCTAGGAAATGGTGGATTGGGACGTTTGGCAGCCTGCTTTATCGACTCAATCGCTACACTTGGTTTAAACGGTGATGGTGTTGGTTTGAACTACCACTACGGTCTTTTCCAACAAGTTCTTAAGAACAACCAACAAGAAACGATTCCTAACGCTTGGTTGACAGAGCAAAACTGGTTGGTACGCTCAAGCCGTAGCTACCAAGTGCCATTTGCACACTTTACATTGACATCTACTCTTTACGATATCGATGTGCCTGGTTACAAAACAGCGACTAAAAACCGTTTGCGTTTGTTTGACTTGGATTCAGTTGATTCTTCTATCATCGAAGATGGTATCAGCTTTGACAAGACAGACATCGCTCGCAACTTGACTCTCTTCTTGTATCCAGATGATAGTGACCGTCAAGGTGAATTGCTCCGTATCTTCCAACAATACTTCATGGTTTCAAACGGTGCACAATTGATCATCGATGAAGCAATCGAAAAAGGAAGCAACTTGCATGACCTTGCGGACTACGCAGTTGTACAAATCAACGATACGCACCCATCAATGGTGATCCCTGAATTGATCCGCCTTTTGACTGCACGCGGTATCGAGCTTGACGAAGCAATCTCAATCGTTCGTAGCATGACTGCCTACACTAACCACACAATCCTTGCTGAAGCCCTTGAAAAATGGCCTCTTGAATTCTTGGAAGAAGTGGTTCCTCACTTGGTACCAATCATTGAAGAATTGGACCGTCGTGTGAAGGCAGAATACAAAGACCCAGCTGTTCAAATCATCGACGAGAGCGGACGTGTTCACATGGCTCACATGGATATCCACTATGGATACAGCGTTAACGGGGTTGCAGCACTCCACACTGAAATCTTGAAGAACTCTGAGTTAAAAGCCTTCTACGACATTTACCCAGAAAAATTCAACAACAAAACAAACGGTATCACTTTCCGTCGTTGGCTCATGCATGCTAACCCACGCTTGTCTCACTACTTGGATGAGATTCTTGGTCACGGTTGGCACCATGAAGCAGATGAGCTTGAAAAACTCTTGTCTTATGAAGACAAAGCAGTTGTCAAAGAAAAATTGGAAAGCATCAAAGCTCACAACAAACGTAAATTGGCTCGTCACTTGAAAGATCACCAAGGTGTTGAAATCAATCCAAACTCTATCTTTGACATCCAAATCAAACGCCTTCACGAGTACAAACGTCAACAAATGAATGCTTTGTATGTGATCCACAAATACCTTGATATCAAGGCTGGGAACATCCCTGCTCGTCCTATCACAGTATTCTTTGGTGGTAAAGCAGCTCCTGCCTACACAATCGCTCAAGACATCATCCACTTGATCCTTTGCTTGTCTGAAGTGATTGCTAACGACCCAGCAGTAGCTCCACACTTGCAAGTAGTTATGGTTGAAAACTACAACGTTACTGCAGCAAGCTTCTTGATTCCAGCATGTGATATCTCTGAACAAATTTCACTTGCATCTAAAGAAGCTTCAGGTACTGGTAACATGAAATTCATGTTGAACGGAGCTTTGACTCTTGGTACTATGGATGGTGCTAATGTGGAAATCGCTGAGTTGGTTGGCGACGAAAACATCTACATCTTTGGTGAAGATTCAGAAACTGTTATCGACCTTTATGCAAAAGCAGCATACAAATCAAGCGAATTCTATGCTCGTGAAGCTATCAAACCATTGGTTGACTTCATCGTCAGCGACGCTGTTCTTGCAGTAGGTAAGAAAGAACGCTTGGAACGTCTTTACAACGAATTGATCAACAAAGACTGGTTCATGACTCTCCTTGACTTGGAAGACTACATCAAGGTGAAAGAGCAAATGCTTGCTGACTACGAAAACCGTGACGCATGGTTGGATAAAGTCATCGTCAACATTGCCAAAGCAGGATTCTTCTCATCTGACCGTACAATTGCTCAGTACAACGAAGACATCTGGCACTTGAACTAA
- a CDS encoding DMT family transporter, with the protein MNKYQKKIFKGTLYSLLSGLIWGICGILGEYFFAHYQVSSGWITSMRLLLAGSLVLLLSAFQLRFQLLDIWRNKKNYLPFFAYAILGIFSVQFFFYLCVEYSNATTATILQFISPVFILFYNRIVYQKKASITAILYVLIAMLGVFLMATKGDLSKLSMTPLALVTGLLSAVGVMFNVILPQRFARDYGFVPTVGWGMLLAGVFSNFLYPVHQITFQLDVTSFLICFTIAVFGTAFAFFLSMKAVLLVSPLVVSVVSASEPLSSALLSVLFLGMVLDGFLALAMILIIVPMVFLSIEETKER; encoded by the coding sequence ATGAATAAGTATCAAAAGAAGATTTTTAAGGGAACTCTATATTCACTGTTGTCAGGTCTGATTTGGGGAATTTGTGGAATCTTAGGTGAGTATTTTTTCGCGCATTATCAGGTGTCGTCTGGTTGGATTACCTCTATGCGTTTGCTTTTGGCAGGTAGCTTGGTCTTGCTTTTATCTGCCTTTCAGTTGCGCTTTCAATTATTGGACATTTGGCGAAATAAGAAAAACTATTTACCCTTTTTCGCCTACGCTATTCTGGGGATTTTTTCTGTGCAGTTTTTCTTCTATCTCTGTGTTGAGTATTCGAATGCGACGACGGCAACGATTTTGCAATTCATCAGTCCAGTTTTTATCTTGTTTTATAATCGTATCGTCTATCAAAAGAAGGCTTCTATCACAGCCATTCTCTATGTTTTGATTGCCATGCTAGGTGTTTTTTTGATGGCTACAAAAGGGGATTTATCCAAGCTATCAATGACGCCCCTGGCTTTGGTGACAGGGCTACTCAGTGCTGTAGGGGTCATGTTCAACGTTATCCTGCCTCAGCGTTTTGCACGTGACTATGGTTTTGTGCCAACCGTTGGTTGGGGGATGTTGCTAGCAGGTGTTTTTAGTAATTTTCTTTATCCTGTTCATCAGATTACCTTTCAACTTGATGTGACGAGTTTTTTGATTTGTTTTACTATTGCTGTGTTTGGAACGGCTTTTGCTTTTTTCCTTTCGATGAAGGCTGTGCTACTCGTCTCACCGTTAGTTGTGTCAGTTGTGAGTGCCAGCGAACCTTTATCCTCCGCATTGTTAAGTGTGCTATTTCTAGGTATGGTTTTGGATGGTTTTCTAGCTTTGGCTATGATTTTGATTATCGTTCCAATGGTTTTCTTATCAATTGAGGAAACGAAGGAAAGGTAA